The region CAAAACAAAAGAACGAGGCCTTATTCGACCCCGTTCATCTCGTGAAGACATGATGCCCGATGCGGATCGTCACCGGACGCGACAGCATCCATTTGTCTTTCGTAATTTTCGGGTTGTAGAAATAGAGCGAACCGCGGCGATCAGTTGGGAATAAGGCGAGCGCCTTGTCGACCGCCTCGTAATCTTGCTTGGTCGGCCGAATGCGGGTCAGTTTTCCCGTTTTCACCGGCACAAATGCATAGCCCGATTTTGTTTTTTGATAAATGACGCCGCGCACCGTTTTCGGAAACTCAGGATGTTGAGTGCGGTTCAAAATGACGAGCGCCACTTCCACTTTGCCGGCGAACGGCTCGCTCGAACCGGTCTCCGCTTGCACGAGCTGGGCGAGCAGCTTCCGGTCAGCCGCGCTTAATGAAATGGCCTTCTTCTTTGCCGGCGCCGAAGCCGATCGCTTCGCCGCAGCCGGCACTTTCAGCCTTTCGCCGATATAAATCACATCGCTTTTTAACCCGTTCAATGACTTCAACGAGGCAACCGTGATATGATATTGTTTGGCGATCTTCGACAACGTATCGCCTTTTTTCACTTGATAGTATGTATACAGACCAGCCGCTTCGGCCGACAGCCCATGAGAGCTTAACGCCATACAGCAAGTGATCGCGAGCGCTGCAATCATCTTTTTCACTCTGCGCATCCCCCTCATCGTTGCCTTTTGGCTTTTTTCTGTTTTCTAGATTAGCAGGCAAAGAAGGGAACGTCACTGTATATTTTTTTCCACATAAAGCGGCCGGCGGCTTTCAATCCATTGGCGCTGTAAGGTGGGACAAGCTTTTTTACAGTTGCATTACAGTTGCGTTACGCTTCGTAACAAGCCGCTGTTTGAAACTTGCCAAACAGCAAGCTTTTCGACATAATAGTAGACGAATCTTGCCTATGGCAAAACAGTTGATCATCATGTTGGGGTGGGGATCGTGCTGACCGGATGGTTTCTTTGGTTTATTTTGTTTTGGGTCGTCTTTTTGCTTGTCATGATGTCGATCGGCGGCTTTTTCATGTTCCGCAAGTTTTTGAAGCGGCTGCCGAAAGAAGATGGAAAATCGGAGCTCGACTGGCAGGAATATTACATTGAACAGACGCGCCATTTATGGGGGGAAGAAGAAAAAGCGCTGCTTGAGGAATTGGTTCGCCCTGTGCCGGAATTGTTCCGCGACGTCGCGCGGCAAAAGATCGCCGGCAAAATCGGCGAGCTTGCCTTGAAGGAGCAGGCGCCGCGCATCACACGCGACTTGCTGATCCGCGGCTACATCATCGCAACCCCCAAGCGCGACCATAAGTTTTTGATCCGGACATTGCAGGCGAAGAACATCGATCTTGCCCCTTATCAACATTTATTGGAAAGCCGCTGATCGGCCTCTCGATTTGGTCCGAATACGAGCGGCTTTCGTCTTTTTCAACATAACAAAGCTGCCCAAAACAAGCGGCTGGTTGGTACAGGCGGCTTCACGGCGGCGAAATTCCGAAAAAAGCAAAATGGCTTGGCGCAACAAAAAAGGGAGCTGTCCATCAGCGGGACAGCTCTTTATGTCAGCACTGGCGGTTTCAGCTGCGCCGCCAGCTTTCTGTACGAAACGTACATCGCGATCCGCCATGGGACAATCATGGAGAACGCGAGCAAATAAAACATGCCGCTTAACTGGCGGTAGTCGATCGTTCGTCCTAAATACGTTTTCAAGCCAAGACGAATGACAATCAACCCAAGCAAAATCCAAATAAAGGATTTTGAGCGTTTCAAATAAATATCGTTGCCGCGGATTTCAAATTTCGACGTTTTAATGAGAAACAGCGAAAAAAACAGGCCGAGAATGACCGCTTCGATGAGCTCCCCGCGCGTGACGCGGAAGACCGGATCGATGAACATCAGCGCTCCGGTGCTCATAAACAGCGGCGGCAAAATAATTTTTTTGGCATTCGTCGGCTTTTCCGACGCCTTCATGCGCACAAAAAAGATGAAAAACGCCATCACAACGGCGATGAGCGATGTAATGAACGCCAAAGCCATCACCTTCTTCCGACAAAATTCACGGACAACGCCATTATAGCAAAAACCGTTCCGCTTGCCTACCGCCCTCTCCAGCCGCCCCCGCCTTCGCCAAACACCGCGCTCGCTTCGCCCCTCTCGCTTGCCAAGAGGAACGCAGCCAGCTGTCTTCCGGCGATCATAAGCGGCGCCTTCGTTTACAAGCCTGCCTACAAAAGGCGGGCAATCGCCTCGAGCACGCGGGTTTCTTCAAACGGCTTGACGATAAAGTCAGCGGCGCCGGCTTCAATGGCCTCAACGACCATGCGCTGCTGCCCGAGCGCCGAGCAGATGATGATTTTCGCTCCGGGATCGATCTCCTTAATCGCCCGCACCGCTTCAATCCCATTCATGACCGGCATCGTAATGTCCATGATGACAAGATCGGGGCGCAGCCGGCGATACAGCTCGACCGCCTCTTTGCCGTTTTCCGCCTCACCGGCTACGGTGTGATCCGTTTTTTCCAGTATGCGCGCCAGCGTTACCCGCATAAACTTTGCATCGTCAGCAATTAAAATGGCAGCCATCTTTCCATCGCCCTCTCCTCAACGATATTCCTCCAACAACAGCCGCTAAAAACCAGTAAACCCGCCAAACAAGCTTGTCGTATAAGCAATCAGCTTTGTCATCCAGTCAAAATACAAAACGACGCCCATCGCCACCATGACATAGCCGCCCGCCTTCATGATGGATGCGCTATGGCGGCGGATCCATTGCAGCTTGCCGATAAAAAACGACAACATGAAAAACGGAACGGCAAATCCGAGCGTATAAGCAAGCATATACACCATTCCTGAGCCCGGGTTGGTGGCGGCTAGAGCGACAACCGCCACCAAAATCGGCCCCATGCACGGCGTCCAACCAGCAGCGAACGCCATGCCGATCAGCACGGAGCCGACATATCCCGACGGCCGTTCACGAAACGAAATGCGCCGGTCTTTCAGCAAAAACGCCGGCTTCCACAGCCCGGCGACGACGAGGCCGAGAGCGACGATCACGACCGCGCCGATTTGCCGGATCGCATCTTGATAATCAACAAACAGCCTTCCAAGCAGCGAGGTGCCAAAGCCAAGCGAAATAAAAATGAGGGAAAAGCCAAGCAAAAAACAAAGCGTATGCCATAAGCTGCGGCGGTTCATCATCGCGTTTTCCTCTTTCAGCTCGCTGACCGACACGCCGGTGATATACGATAAAAACGCCGGATAAAGCGGCAGGCAGCACGGGGAAATAAACGACAAAAACCCGGCGCCGAACGCTAAAAATAGATTGAGATCATTCATTGGTGAACCAGCCCCTGCTTTTTTACTTTTTATTTTAACAGAATTCCTTCTTCCCGTAACGTGTTTCTCATTGTTCCTGGTCAATTTTTCTATTTTCCATTTTGGCGTTCACTGATAAAATAGTATAAAGCACCATACACAATACTTCAAGCAAAGGACGGTCGATTCGTGCCGAAATGCAAATTGTTGACCTTGATTGAACAAAAGCGGATGGAGCTTGTCGACACGGTGGCCAAAATGGGGTTAAACTCGGCGGCGGCCATGAAAATCAGCAAGGAACTCGACACACTGCTCAACGCCTATCAGCATGAACAAATGAAACAGCGAAAACAAAGCGCCTCCCGCTAGGCGGGACATGGCGCTTTCTTCTTTTTCTTCCAAGCAGGGGCGGCAAAACGCCGCCATTTACGCATGGGCGTCGACAAGGCCGTTTTGCAGCAAGTACATTTGGTAGTAAAGCCCTTTTTGCGCCAGCAGCTGCTGATGCGTGCCGCGCTCGATGATTTCGCCTCGATGGAGGACGAAAATTTGATCGGCATCTTGGACCGTTGATAAACGGTGGGCGATGGCGATTGTTGTCCGCCCTTTCCGCATGCGCATGAGCGCATCTTGAATCGCTTCCTCTGTTTCGGTGTCAATATGGGCGGTCGCCTCATCGAGCACCAAAATTTTCGGATCGGCAGCGATCGTGCGAGCAAAGGAAAGAAGCTGGCGCTGACCGCTTGATAACGTCGCCCCGCGCTCGGCGAGCACATGGTCGTAGCCGCCGGGCAATTGCTCAATAAACGCATCGGCCTGCACGAGCCGAGCAGCCTCCTTAATGGCTTCGTCGTCCAGTTCCTGATTATACATGCGAATGTTCTCTTTGACCGTCCCGTAAAACAAAAACGGATCTTGCAAGACAAGGCCGAGGCGGCGGCGCAGCTCAGCGCGCGAGTAGTCGCGGATCGAGCGGCCGTCAAGCAAAATATTGCCGCGGTCAAACTCATAAAAGCGCATGAGCAAGTTGATGATCGAACTTTTGCCGCTGCCGGTATGGCCGACAAACGCGACCGTCTGCCCCGGACGGATGACAAACGACAGCCGTTTCAGCACATTCCGTTTGCCGTCGTAGGAAAAGCTGACATCACGAAATTCGATTTCCCCGCGCTCGATCACATGCGGCGACCAATTTGGATTGGCCGGCGCCTCTTCTTGATGATCAAGAAGGGCAAACACGCGAGAGGCGGAAACGATCGCCTGCTGGTAAAGAGACAGGCGCATCATCATTTGCGTCACCGGTTCGAAAAAGCGCTCCAAATAGTTGACGAACGCGTACAATACACCGATCTCAACTGGACTGTCAAGCACCGTGATGCCAAAAAAGCTGAGCACGACCATGATCGACAACATATACACCACATCGATCGCCGGTCGAAGCAGCAGTCCATCGAGGTGGATGTTTTTCATCCCCGCCTTGTAATGCGCTTCATTGACGGCGGCAAACTCTTGGTATAAACGGCGCTGCTGGCGGAACGCTTGAATGACGGCCATTCCTTGCAGCGATTCGTTCAATTTGGCGTTCAGTTCGCTCAGCCGTTCGCGCATCTCTTGATAAAACACCGAGCTGTAGCGTCGGTACGTCTTCATAATCAACGCAATGGCCGGAAGAATGAACAGGCAAAACAATGCAAGACGAACGTTGAGCGAAAACATGGCGACAAACACGCCGATGACAAACAAGCCGTTTTGCACAAAGGCCGCTAGGACGCTGATGAACATGTCCTTAATCGCTTCTGTATCGTTCGTCACCCGCGAAACGATGCTTCCGCCCGGCGTCCGGTCAAAATAGCTCATCCCGAGCCGGTGCACTTTCGCAAACACATCCATCCGCAGCGCTTGAATGACGTGCAAAGCGAGCCGCTGAAACTCGACAAGCTGAAAGTAGGAAATGATCGTTTTCAAGACGAGCACACCGAGATAGGCGGCGGCCAGCGCCGCCACCGGTCCAAAAGCAAGGCGGCCCGGCACCAAATAGTCATCAATGAACACTTTCACCAAATACGGTCCGGCAAGCTCCCCGGCCGTTGCCAACAGAAGAAGCGCAAACGCAAGCGCAGTTTCTTTTTTGTATCTTCCCATATAAGCGAGCAGCCGCCATAAGACGCGCCGCTGCTCTTTTGTTGTCAGCCATCGGTCGTTCATCCACTTCCCCCTATCTCACAAACAACTTGTATTTTCAAGCTTTTCGCTCCGCTCGTTTTTGAAGAGAGCGCGAACGTTCAAAGCTGTTGTCACTCCGCAAGCGCCTCAAGCTGCTGGCGCCGGTGCATGTCGCGATACCAGCCGTCTTCTGTCATCAGCTGCTCGTGCGTTCCCGCCTGCACGATTCGCCCCCCGTCAAGGACGAGAATCCAATCGGCATGCTCAACCGCACTTAAACGATGGGCGGCGATGATCGTCGTTTTTCCGCGCCGCTCCTGTTTGAGCGCTGCTAAAATCCGCGCCTCGGTCTTCGCGTCCACGGCCGACAACGCGTCATCAAAAATGAGCACTTCCGGGTCAATGAGAAGCGCCCGGGCGATTGACAGCCGCTGTTTTTGCCCACCGGATAGGGAAACGCCGCGCTCGCCGATGACCGTCTCATACCCGTCGGGAAACTGCAAAATGTCATCATGAATATCGGCCAGCCGCGCCGCTCGGACTATCTCATCCTCTCTTGCTTCCGGTTTCGCAAAAGCGATGTTGTCGCGGATGGAAGCGGAAAACAAAAAATGGTCTTGCGGCACGTAGCCGATCGCCGAACGGAGCGCGAAAAGCGTATAATCGCGGATGTCGCGGCCGCCGAAGCGAATCTCGCCGTCATAGCCGTCAAACTCGCGCAGCAGCAGGCGAAGCAGCGTCGTTTTTCCCGCCCCCGTTTTGCCGACGACGCCAAGCGTCGCCCCGCGCTTGAGCTGAAAACGAATGTCCCGAAGCGCTGGCTTCGCCTCCCCCGGATAGGCAAATTGACGAACATCATACTCAACGTCGCCTTGCGGAGCGATGTGAAGGGCATCGGGACGTTCGTTGATTTCATCTCGTTCAGCCAACAGCGCCCGCACCCGGTCGTACGAAGCGCGCCCTCGCTCAACAATGTTAAACAGCCAGCCGAACGCCAACATCGGCCAAATGAGCAAGCCAAGGTAGGCCGTAAACGACACAAGTTCGCCGATCGTCAATTCGCCCGTCAGAACCATTTGACTGCCAAACGCCACAGCGAGAAAAAACGACAGCCCAACAAGCAGCCCGATCGTCGGGTCGAACAAAGCGTCAATTTTGGCGACGGCGATGTTTTTCGCCACGACGTCTTCCGATTGGCGGCGAAACGCCTCGACATCGTGTTCCTCATAGCCGAACGCCTTGATAACGCGAATGCCGCTGATGCTTTCTTGCACTTTGTCGTTCAGTGATGAAAACGCCTCTTGCGCCGTTAAAAACCGACGATGGAGCATCGTTCCATAGCGGCTCGTCGCCGCCGCCATCACGGGCATCGGCAATAGGCTGATCAACGTCAGCTTCCAACTGATCGAAAACGCCATCGTTGCCAACACGAACGCGCCAAGCGTCACCGAGTCAACAAGCGTCAAAATGCCGCTTCCAGCCGTCTGCTGAATCGCTTGCAAATCGTTCGTCGCATGGGCCATTAAATCGCCGATCCGCTTCCGCTGGTAAAACGACGGCGACATGTTCGTAAAATGTTGGTATAACTCGTTGCGCAGCTGGCGGGCGAGCTTGACCGCCGAACCGAAAATGAAAATGCGCCAAGCATAGCGGAGCCCATAAAGCGCCGCCGCAACCGCGGCTAGGACGGCGAGCCAGCGGATGAGCACTTCTTTTGTCATCGTGCCGTTTTTCATATGATCGACCAACAAGCCGATCACTTTCGGCGGGATTATCTCCAAAAACGCCACGATGACAAGCATGAAAATGCCGGTGATATACGCCTTCTTTTCTTGGCGGAAAAACCAAAACAAATCGCGAAACACGCGCATAAGGCCCGCCCTCCTTTCATTTGGCTGACGAACAATCGCCATATTATTGTAACAAAACTAGAAAAATTTTGAAAGAACATTTTGGCAAAATAAAAAGACACTCTCGATCGAGTGTCCGTTTCGCTTATTTCAGTTGATTGTTCATCATCTGGTTGATCTTCTTCTGCGACGGAGTCATGCCCATTTGCATCAAAACGTTGATATGTCAAGGGTTTTAAGTGTTTTTTAATCATCCTATTCGTTTAAGAAAAGTATATCAAAAACCCGTGGTGCTAGATAAACTCAAACAAGCATAAAAATAGCCCTTGCCTGCGGATCTCCTTAAAATGAAAGTGCAACCAAACATTGAAAAGGAGAATCCCCTTGCAAGAGCACTTTCATTTTACTACAGACCGAGCCAAGATTCAAAAGCAATATGCCGCCATTTTCTTTTTTGTCTCTGCCCAGCTGTCATCGATTCAGATGCACCTGCAGCGCCGCAACCGCCATTTGGTCAAACAGGAAGACGCTGTGGTCATCGCGATTCATATTTTAGGAAAGTTGCTCGGTTTTACATCCGAACGGGCATGGCATCGCTTTGTCACTGGAAATTTGTTCACAAACGGCTCGTTTCTCGAACGTTCCCGGTACAACCGCCGTTGCCGGGCGCTGCGCTTCGCCATCAAATGGATCCGCCATAGTGAGCAAAACGCGGCCAACATCATGCCTATGCCGTGGTCGACAGCTTGCCGCTCCCGTTGCGCCATACCGCCAGAATGCATCGCGTCAAACGGTTTCAAGAGATCGCCGACATCGGGTATTGCGCTTCCAAAAAGCAATGGTGCTATGGGTTGAAGCTGCACCTTCAAGTGACCGATCAAGGGCTGCCCATGGGCTATGTGGTGACGGAAGCATCCTGCCATGATCGCATCGCCGCTGAAAGCGTGATGACTCAAATTCCTCATCCTTATCACTTCGGGGACAAAGGATTCATCAGCCGTGAGTTGCAAAAAAGGCTGTACGAAGAGTACCAAATGGCGCTTTAGACTCCGTCTCGAAAAAACGAGAAACATTGCTCGTCCGAGGCATGGGAGAAGTGGATCCAACAAAAACGCAACGTGATCGAGACGGTGTTCTCGGTTCTGGTTGACCAATACCGGATCACAGAGATTCGAGCGAATTCCATGATCGGATTTGAAGCAGCGCTCGACGGCATATTGTTAGCCTATTCCCTAGTTACACTTGGGCTAGTTGAGTTCTAACTGTTTTCTGCAAAGAAAAAATACAGAGTTTTGCAAGGAAAAGTGCAGAGAATGACAACTTGACATGGAGCCTCTGGGGGCGTGATTAAAAAGCCAGGAAGCCAGCAATATCAAGGGCTGGCTATGCCTAAAAAGGCTATCACGCCCCCCACTCCATGTCAAGTTGGCCTAAGCCAAATTCTCTGCAGATCTCTGCATTTTTATTTTGCAATAAACAGTTCTAACTCCCAACTAGCACCACGGGTTATGTTGTATTTTACAGATTGAAAAAACTATTCACTCAACACAAGTAGATGGCCATGGTTATGATTGAAATATTTCGAAAACTTCTTAATGAAACATGGCTACTCTGTTCAATTAAACGATATTACAAAAACTCATGTTTATTGTTTCATCCAGCATCAGATTACGAACACGGCTGTTGATTATCCAAAATTAGGAACACTCCTCCCATAAATTCGGGCATACTCAAATAAGACAGCTGCCATCTCGGATTTCCATTCGAGAGGAAGTTGCCCAGAGAAAAAACGACGGACAAACGAAAGAAAGGAAAGGGACGAGGTTGTCCGTTTTTCCGTTCGATGATATAGCCATCTCAGCAACACATAAGCGATAAATGCCGCAAAAAGCTGGTTGTATACCGCGTGCTCGTTGGTGCCAAATAAGGTTGGAACGTTCAGGTATTGCTTGATCCAACGGAAAAACACTTCCACCGTCCAACGTTCTTGATACATCTCGGCAATCTTTTCCGCCGATGCCTCCAAGACGTTCGTGACGACACGGATGTCATGCCCGTTCGCATCTTGAAAGATCACGACGCGATGGCGTTTCTTGGAACGACATGGTTTTGTTCCTAACTGGCAAGTAAAATCCGCCACAATGGAAGAAGAGGAGGAAGAAAGTCGCTTTAGGCTCTTTTTCTGATGAATTTCGACATTGTCTTTCATCCGAATCACAAATGGTTGCTTCTGTTCCACAACCCGATCGAGGCGTTCGATTTTAAAGTACACTCGATCCTCGACAAGGACCGATTGCCCGTCCGTGAGCTGCTCTCCCACTGGCCCATCGTGGCGCAGACCTACCGTTTCTACGATGTCGCTCGGCATTTGTTGCTCAGGGGAATACGCAACGTGCATTTTGACTCCTGCACGTTCCCCATGATAGGGCGCCCATGGAAGGCGGTTTTTCCCCACGGTGACAGTCGTGGAGTCTACTACACGCAACGCTTTGGGGAAGCGAAGCGAACGGCGGGTTTGGCGATTGCATTTCGAAACCACCAAAGCAAATAAGCGCTTCATGACGTCGTATGGAACTTCTTTCGCTTTCTTAGAAACCGTCGAATAATGAAAGGTTGGCAGTCCATACATCTTCGCCGCATCGGCACCATGGCGGAAACTTTTCCATTCGTGAAGCGCCGCCAACAGAAAAAAGTCAACCAACGTACGCACCGTAAACGTCCGTGAAGTGTCGTGGTAGCCAACGGCTTCGGTAATGGATTGAATCTCTTCATCGGAAACCATTTTTTGCATCAAATTCGGGAGTGTGGTATGCTTGTTCATAGAGAGCACCTCCTAGGTTTGTTTGTGTCATTACTTACATTCTACAGGAAAGGTGCTCTTTTTCTATGTTTTTTATGGATATTATTGGTGGTTCATCACCAAATTTTGTGATTTAGTGACAAAAAAGAGAAAGCACTGACGAGATCCTGGCAATAATGTTAGCGGTGAAATAAACATTAAGGAGGTCTCGTAAGTGCTTTCTATACCACTAGGATTGCCAGAATTTAAAGTGATTAAACAAGAACTTCTTTCCTATGGTTATGCGATTCATGTAGAGAAAACAGAGACACAGGAACGTTGCCCTCATTGTGGGTTTGCCACTTCCTCTGTCCACGACAGACGGACAAGAAAAGTACGGGATTTGGCGATTTTCCATCAACCGGTGTACTTGTTCATAAAGGTAAAGCGCTATCGGTGCTGGAATTGTTCTCAAGTGTTTTCCGCCTCTTTGGAATCGATTCCACCCAATCAACACTACACCAATCGATTTTGTGAGTACTTGTATGAACTTTGCGAAGGCTCCACCATTCAAGAGGTTAGCCGAAAGCACCGCATCCCATATACAACATTGGAACGCATTTATTACTCCATCGCATCGAAAAAAGCAAAAGAGCGTCAAACAGCGATAGAAGCATCTTCTCAAGAAGGAATGGTGCTTAGTTTAGATGAAATCGCTGTAAAAAAGGGACATCAGTATGAAACTGTATTGATGGATGCCAGAGCCGGATCGGTCATGGGAATGCATGCCGATCGCCAATGTGACTCCGCCATCAACTTGTTGAGCCAAAATATCCTGTCGAAAGAAATGGTCCAAACGGTGATTCTTGACATGTGGGAACCTTATCATAAGGCGGTTCGCGCCCTGTTTCCATCTGCTTCGATTGTCATCGATAAGTACCATGTGGTTCAAAAAGTGACACAAGCCTTGGATCAAGCAAGAAAGGAATTTTCTCCATTGAAAAAGGCTCGATATCTTCTCTTGAAAGGCTGTGAAAAGCTTCGTAAGGACCAACGGCTTCGATTAGACGATATCTTGGAGGAGTATCCGGCACTTTCCATTGCTTATTATCTGAAAGAGTTGTTTCGGGATTTTTACCGAACCGATGGATATCATGAAGCAAAGGAACGCTTGGAAGAATGGATTAAGTTAGCCAAACAGAGCCCTTTTGCTTCTTTTCAGAAAGCAGCCAACACGCTTGAAAGGTGGAAGGAGCCTATTCTTTCCTACTTTTTGTGCCCATATACGAATGCCCGAATTGAGGGGACGAATCACAAGATCAAAAACATCAAACGCCGGGCATATGGCTATCGAAATCTAGAACGGTTTCGTTTGCGTGTATTTCTGGAGTGTACAGGGAACACTACAGGCAGTCAGGCTGCTTAAGCGCTCCCTTCTTCCGCTATCGGTATGATAGTTGGTAGAATGGAACCCGTCAAGGAAAGCACTTGACTGTTTCCATTCTACCAACTTCGTGGTCTGTATGCGGAAGAAGGATCCTGACTGATGAACCTATTTCATCCAGCTAACATGTCTCTAGGATTGAGTAGAAATCACAGAAAATGGTGAAGACCCTTATTGGTTAATCAACACGCGTGTAAAAAAATAACTGGGATACTGCCATATCCCAGTTTATACGGTGGAAATATTTTCTTACCTATCTTTAAGGAAAGTGTGATGTAAAAAATTTTGGTTCATCACCAAAAGATGTACTTGCACCTGCCATTAAAGTATGTTAGTCGTTTCTAACCGAACCCGTAATGCAAAACGCTGGATATTTCTGTATCCATATCCTCGACGTTTGATCAGCTTGATCTTGTTGTTCGTTCCTTCCATTTTCCCATTCGAGTAAGGGGATAAAATGCAAGAAACGATTTCTTCTGTTCGCTTGACGAGCGCTTTTGCAATCGCGCGCACAACCGAACAAGGACAAAACGAATACCGATGAATCCAAGACTCCAAACGTCGTTTCGCCTGTTGCTCGTCTTTGCTTTTGGACACATAACGAAAATGTTGGAGCGATTGGTAGACCGACTTTAAGTCATCGCTTTCATTACACCATTCTCGTACGATTTGACGTTCTTCCTCCGTCAATTTCTCTGGGCATGTGCTCAATAAACGGCAAACGTAACGAACATTTCCGTGTTTCTTGCTTCCTTTGTCTACATATTTGCGGCAACGATCTAAAGCATCCGTAAACAGCTGAATGACATGGAAATAATCGACCACGTGTGTCGCCTCTGGGCAACCCCCTTGAATGGCTTTTTTCATCGCTGGGGCTAAATCGCTTACGACATACTGAACAGAACGAGACACATGCGCCAACGCACGTCTGATGGCTTCCTCGTTCTTTCCAGCTTCGATGGCATACCCTTCTCCCGTCTCGGCATCCATGATCGCCACTCCGTAGTCATGCCCTTTTCGAAAGGCAAATTCATCGACACAAACCGCCTTTGGTTGGATATCATTC is a window of Geobacillus kaustophilus DNA encoding:
- a CDS encoding ISL3 family transposase encodes the protein MYAQFIKELIDLPDVLIQKVRKEGDRWIFELSLPEQCPLCPVCLKRTIKMTGKKKQWMHGYAQRIGIFWIELPVERRRCSTCGMTFSTSYPGISPPSVATDAFQQWVAQSCIGTSIQAVARMLKLPYTTVERWFYTHAPSFLSNDIQPKAVCVDEFAFRKGHDYGVAIMDAETGEGYAIEAGKNEEAIRRALAHVSRSVQYVVSDLAPAMKKAIQGGCPEATHVVDYFHVIQLFTDALDRCRKYVDKGSKKHGNVRYVCRLLSTCPEKLTEEERQIVREWCNESDDLKSVYQSLQHFRYVSKSKDEQQAKRRLESWIHRYSFCPCSVVRAIAKALVKRTEEIVSCILSPYSNGKMEGTNNKIKLIKRRGYGYRNIQRFALRVRLETTNIL
- a CDS encoding ISL3 family transposase, which translates into the protein MLSIPLGLPEFKVIKQELLSYGYAIHVEKTETQERCPHCGFATSSVHDRRTRKVRDLAIFHQPVYLFIKVKRYRCWNCSQVFSASLESIPPNQHYTNRFCEYLYELCEGSTIQEVSRKHRIPYTTLERIYYSIASKKAKERQTAIEASSQEGMVLSLDEIAVKKGHQYETVLMDARAGSVMGMHADRQCDSAINLLSQNILSKEMVQTVILDMWEPYHKAVRALFPSASIVIDKYHVVQKVTQALDQARKEFSPLKKARYLLLKGCEKLRKDQRLRLDDILEEYPALSIAYYLKELFRDFYRTDGYHEAKERLEEWIKLAKQSPFASFQKAANTLERWKEPILSYFLCPYTNARIEGTNHKIKNIKRRAYGYRNLERFRLRVFLECTGNTTGSQAA